A single genomic interval of Ictalurus furcatus strain D&B chromosome 20, Billie_1.0, whole genome shotgun sequence harbors:
- the cables1 gene encoding CDK5 and ABL1 enzyme substrate 1 isoform X3, which translates to MRQHDIHNGRIVLISGRRSFYSVFSVLPYRDCSQTGDGVKMESGRQRHPSGGVSAKEMVIGLEGVELGADGKTVSYMQFLYPTNVLGRRNTIDSTSSFSQSRNASHRSLILARANSHQSSLDTGNEVGDFRDYDPNLLDDPQWPCGKHKRVLIFPSYMTTVIEYVKPSDLKKDMNETFKEKFPHIRLTLSKIRSLKREIRKLAQDECGFEEPTVAMAFVYFEKLVLQGKLNKQNRKLCAGACVLLAAKIGGDLKKHEVKLLIDKLEERFRVNRRELIAFEFPVLVALEFNLHLPEHEVMPHYRRLLQTS; encoded by the exons ATGAGGCAACATGACATCCACAACggaag GATAGTCCTTATCAGTGGCAGAAGATCCTTCTATAGTGTATTTTCTGTCCTGCCCTATCGAGATTGTAGCCAAACAGG GGATGGTGTGAAAATGGAGAGCGGGCGTCAGCGTCACCCCTCAGGCGGCGTCAGTGCCAAGGAGATGGTGATCGGGCTCGAGGGCGTGGAACTGGGCGCTGACGGCAAG ACGGTGTCCTACATGCAGTTCCTCTACCCGACGAACGTCCTCGGCCGACGCAACACCATCGACTCCACCTCGTCCTTCTCTCAGTCTCGTAACGCCAGCCATCGCAGCCTCATCCTGGCGCGCGCCAACAGCCACCAGAGCAGCCTCGACACGG GGAACGAAGTGGGAGATTTCAGGGACTACGACCCCAACCTTCTGGACGACCCTCAGTGGCCATGTGGAAAACATAAACGCGTGCTCATATTTCCTTCCTACATG ACCACGGTTATCGAGTACGTCAAGCCCTCCGACCTGAAGAAGGACATGAACGAGACGTTCAAGGAGAAGTTCCCTCACATTCGCCTGACGCTGAGCAAGATCAGGAG CCTGAAGCGAGAGATCCGGAAGCTGGCCCAGGACGAGTGCGGCTTCGAGGAGCCCACCGTCGCCATGGCCTTCGTGTATTTCGAGAAGCTGGTGCTGCAGGGCAAACTCAACAAGCAGAACCGCAAACTCTGCGCCGGAGCCTGTGTCCTGCTGGCGGCCAAGATCGGCGGAGACCTCAAGAAGCACGAGGTCAAGCTCCTGATAGAC AAACTGGAGGAGAGGTTTCGGGTGAACCGGCGCGAGCTGATCGCCTTCGAGTTCCCCGTGCTGGTGGCGCTGGAGTTCAACCTTCACCTGCCGGAGCATGAGGTCATGCCGCACTACAGACGCCTCCTGCAGACCTCCTAG